Proteins encoded in a region of the Deltaproteobacteria bacterium genome:
- the accD gene encoding acetyl-CoA carboxylase, carboxyltransferase subunit beta, with amino-acid sequence MAIRLFRKKDEGDRKIKIPEGMWIKCDACLEIIYKPEVERNLNVCPKCVYHFRIPARERIRAVIDEGTFVEFGEEMESVDVLNFTDTKKYVDRLKEAKKKTGRKEAVITGTGKIQGVEVALAVLDFEFQGGSMGSVVGEKIAITAEVALESRLPLIIFSASGGARMQEGTLSLMQMAKTSAALARLSDACLPFISVLTDPTTGGVAASFAMLGDVIISEPGALVGFAGPRVIEQTIQQKLPAGFQRAEFLLEHGMLDMIVERSRLKATLSTILRYLSGSGDR; translated from the coding sequence ATGGCGATTCGACTCTTCCGGAAAAAGGACGAAGGCGACAGGAAGATCAAGATCCCCGAGGGGATGTGGATCAAGTGCGACGCCTGCCTCGAGATCATCTACAAGCCCGAGGTGGAACGGAACCTGAACGTCTGCCCCAAATGCGTCTACCACTTCCGGATCCCCGCACGGGAGCGGATCCGCGCCGTGATCGACGAGGGGACCTTCGTCGAGTTCGGCGAGGAGATGGAGTCGGTCGACGTCCTGAACTTCACGGACACGAAGAAGTACGTCGACCGGCTGAAAGAGGCGAAGAAGAAGACGGGGCGCAAGGAAGCGGTCATCACGGGGACGGGGAAGATCCAGGGGGTCGAGGTGGCCCTGGCGGTGCTCGATTTCGAGTTCCAGGGCGGCTCAATGGGAAGCGTCGTCGGGGAGAAGATCGCCATCACGGCCGAGGTCGCCCTCGAATCCCGCCTCCCCCTCATCATCTTCAGCGCTTCCGGAGGGGCGCGCATGCAGGAGGGGACCCTCTCGCTGATGCAGATGGCCAAGACGAGCGCGGCGCTCGCGCGTCTCTCCGACGCATGCCTTCCCTTCATCAGCGTGCTGACCGATCCGACCACCGGCGGGGTGGCGGCGAGTTTCGCGATGCTGGGGGACGTCATCATCTCCGAGCCGGGGGCGCTGGTCGGGTTCGCGGGGCCGCGGGTGATCGAGCAGACGATCCAGCAGAAACTGCCGGCGGGGTTCCAGCGGGCCGAGTTTCTCCTCGAACACGGGATGTTGGACATGATCGTGGAGCGCAGCCGGCTCAAGGCGACGCTCTCGACGATCCTGCGGTACCTGTCGGGTTCCGGGGATCGATGA
- the trpA gene encoding tryptophan synthase subunit alpha — protein sequence MTRIDAAFRRLRASGERGLVVYLTAGDPTPPASLRYLRAAADAGADILEVGVPFSDPTADGPTIEAASRRALSSGMNVAGALELVRRFRGTHATPVVLFGYYNPFHRYGWSSLCEDAREAGVDGFLVVDLPFEERGEALPAIRKAGLDWIPLAAPTSGMARVRAVDREGSGFLYLISVTGVTGVRKTLPPSVAAWTRKVAKTTRLPVAVGFGISSPAMAAAATRHADAAVVGSACVKIVERNGRGPRGPAELSRFVRSLKKALR from the coding sequence GTGACGCGGATTGACGCCGCCTTCCGACGCCTCCGCGCCTCCGGGGAGAGGGGACTCGTGGTCTACCTGACCGCGGGGGACCCGACGCCGCCGGCGTCCCTCCGATACCTCCGGGCGGCCGCGGACGCCGGGGCCGACATCCTCGAGGTGGGCGTTCCCTTTTCGGATCCCACGGCGGACGGCCCAACGATCGAGGCGGCCTCGCGGCGGGCGCTGTCGTCGGGGATGAATGTCGCGGGGGCCCTCGAGCTCGTGCGGAGATTCCGCGGCACGCACGCCACGCCGGTCGTGCTCTTCGGATATTACAACCCGTTTCACCGGTACGGCTGGTCCTCCCTGTGCGAAGATGCGCGGGAGGCTGGGGTCGACGGGTTCCTGGTGGTCGACCTGCCGTTCGAGGAGAGGGGAGAGGCGCTGCCGGCGATCCGGAAGGCGGGGCTCGACTGGATCCCTCTGGCCGCCCCCACGAGCGGGATGGCGCGGGTCCGCGCGGTAGACCGCGAGGGCTCCGGGTTCCTGTACCTGATTTCGGTGACCGGGGTCACCGGGGTGCGGAAAACCCTTCCTCCTTCGGTTGCGGCGTGGACCAGGAAGGTCGCGAAGACGACGCGCCTCCCGGTGGCCGTCGGATTCGGCATCTCCTCGCCGGCGATGGCGGCGGCCGCCACCCGGCACGCCGACGCGGCGGTCGTCGGGAGCGCCTGCGTCAAGATCGTCGAAAGGAACGGCCGCGGTCCCCGGGGGCCCGCGGAGCTTTCCCGGTTCGTTCGATCCCTCAAAAAGGCACTGAGGTGA
- the trpB gene encoding tryptophan synthase subunit beta has protein sequence MPDPAGHFGPFGGRYVAETLMSALIELEKAYRAAWRDRSFHRELDGLLKNYAGRPTPLYFAERLTEKAGGARIYIKREDLAHTGSHKINNTLGQGLLARRMGKRRIIAETGAGQHGVATATVCARMGIPCEIYMGEEDVRRQSHNVFRMRLLGAHVNPVTSGSRTLKDAMNEALRDWVTNVRTTYYLIGSTAGPHPYPEMVRDFQSVIGREALPQFRKAEGKLPTAVVACVGGGSNAMGIFTAFLRYPRVRLYGVEAGGLGLSSGKHGATLSRGKVGVLHGSKSFLLQDANGQILEAHSISAGLDYPGVGPEHAWLKQTGRAEYVSVTDAQALAGFSLLSLYEGIQPALESSHAVAFAYRLAKTMRSSGTVLVNLSGRGDKDMGILMEMREGGRDAD, from the coding sequence ATGCCGGATCCGGCGGGTCACTTCGGTCCCTTCGGGGGAAGGTACGTCGCCGAGACGCTGATGTCCGCCCTGATCGAACTGGAAAAGGCGTACCGTGCGGCGTGGCGCGACCGCTCCTTCCATCGGGAGCTCGACGGCCTCCTTAAGAATTACGCCGGCCGGCCGACCCCGCTGTACTTCGCGGAGAGGCTGACGGAAAAGGCGGGGGGCGCCCGCATCTACATCAAGCGGGAGGACCTCGCCCACACCGGATCGCACAAGATCAACAACACGCTCGGGCAGGGGCTGCTGGCGCGCAGGATGGGGAAGCGGCGGATCATCGCCGAAACGGGCGCGGGCCAGCACGGCGTCGCGACGGCGACCGTCTGCGCCAGGATGGGGATCCCGTGCGAGATCTACATGGGGGAAGAGGACGTCCGGCGGCAGTCCCATAACGTCTTCCGAATGCGCTTGCTCGGAGCCCACGTCAACCCGGTGACCTCGGGGAGCCGGACGCTCAAGGACGCGATGAACGAGGCGCTTCGCGACTGGGTGACGAACGTCCGGACCACCTACTACCTGATCGGTTCCACGGCGGGGCCGCATCCGTACCCGGAGATGGTCCGGGACTTCCAGTCGGTGATCGGGCGGGAAGCGCTGCCCCAGTTCCGGAAGGCGGAAGGGAAACTGCCCACCGCCGTCGTGGCGTGCGTTGGGGGGGGGAGCAACGCGATGGGGATCTTCACCGCCTTCCTCCGGTATCCCCGGGTGCGGCTCTACGGGGTGGAGGCGGGGGGTCTCGGTCTCTCTTCCGGAAAACACGGGGCCACTCTCTCCCGCGGGAAGGTCGGGGTGCTCCACGGGAGCAAATCGTTCCTCCTGCAGGACGCGAACGGACAGATCCTCGAAGCCCACTCGATCTCCGCGGGGCTGGACTACCCCGGGGTGGGACCGGAGCACGCGTGGCTGAAGCAGACCGGCCGGGCGGAGTACGTCTCCGTGACGGACGCGCAGGCGCTCGCGGGCTTCTCCCTGCTCTCCCTGTACGAGGGGATCCAGCCGGCGCTCGAGTCGTCCCATGCCGTCGCGTTCGCGTACCGCCTGGCGAAAACGATGCGGTCGTCCGGGACCGTCCTGGTGAACCTCTCCGGGCGGGGCGACAAGGACATGGGGATCCTGATGGAGATGCGGGAGGGCGGCCGTGACGCGGATTGA
- a CDS encoding phosphoribosylanthranilate isomerase, with amino-acid sequence MFRIKICGVTRPEDAAHAVACGAEAIGINFFPGSPRFVPTDIAREIVGAVADRAVVVGVFVNEAPGTIVALCERLGIRRVQLHGDEPPGDASRIPFWRMKAVHADRIPDLPALLAYPCEAFLFDAGGKGAYGGTGRELAWGELGERFPGVAGVRGQGGARKPWLLAGGLTPENVERAILAARPFGVDVASGVESSPGRKDPGKVKMFIERAKEGFRIVET; translated from the coding sequence ATGTTCCGCATCAAGATCTGCGGGGTGACCCGTCCGGAGGACGCCGCGCACGCCGTCGCGTGCGGGGCGGAGGCGATCGGGATCAACTTTTTCCCGGGCTCGCCGCGGTTCGTCCCTACGGACATCGCCCGGGAGATCGTGGGGGCGGTGGCGGATCGGGCGGTGGTCGTCGGGGTGTTCGTGAACGAGGCCCCGGGGACGATCGTGGCCCTGTGCGAGCGGCTCGGGATCCGCCGGGTTCAGCTTCACGGGGACGAGCCTCCCGGGGACGCCTCCCGCATCCCGTTCTGGCGAATGAAGGCGGTCCACGCGGATCGCATCCCGGATCTTCCGGCGCTCCTCGCGTATCCGTGCGAGGCGTTCCTGTTCGACGCCGGCGGCAAGGGCGCCTACGGCGGGACGGGTCGGGAGCTGGCGTGGGGGGAGCTCGGGGAGCGGTTCCCGGGGGTCGCGGGTGTGCGGGGTCAGGGAGGCGCGCGGAAGCCGTGGCTCCTTGCGGGCGGGCTCACACCGGAAAACGTCGAGCGCGCCATCCTCGCGGCGCGCCCGTTCGGAGTCGATGTCGCCTCCGGCGTGGAGTCGTCCCCGGGCAGGAAAGACCCCGGGAAGGTGAAAATGTTCATCGAACGCGCGAAAGAAGGATTCCGCATTGTTGAAACGTAA
- a CDS encoding TrpB-like pyridoxal phosphate-dependent enzyme has protein sequence MKVKFLLKDSEIPKTWYNIMADMPNRPAAVLHPGTGKPVSPDDLAPLFPMPLIEQEVSSQREIPIPEAVRDIYTLWRPTPMFRALRLEEALGTKSKIYYKYEGVSPAGSHKPNTSIPQAYYNKMAGRKRIATETGAGQWGSAMALAGSFFGLEVKVYMVKVSYNQKPYRRMLMETWGAKVVPSPSRDTNSGRAILAADPDSPGSLGMAISEAVEDAATREDTSYALGSVLNHVCLHQTVIGLEAKEQMKLAGDYPDVVIACCGGGSNLAGIGFPFLRDKIAGKKNPRIVAVEPSSCPTLTKGIYAYDFGDTAKLTPMIKMYTLGHDFVPAGIHAGGLRYHGDSALVSQLHHEGLIEAQAYGQIAVFQSAMIFARTEGILPAPESSHAIHSAILEAKRADEEGKQKTILFNLSGHGFFDLTAYDDYLNGRLKDFDYPEEKVAEALHRLPKVEG, from the coding sequence ATGAAAGTGAAGTTTCTCCTCAAGGACTCGGAGATACCGAAGACCTGGTACAACATCATGGCGGACATGCCGAACCGACCGGCGGCGGTGCTCCACCCCGGCACCGGCAAGCCGGTGAGCCCCGACGATCTCGCCCCGCTCTTCCCCATGCCCCTGATCGAGCAGGAAGTGTCGTCGCAGCGGGAGATCCCGATCCCGGAAGCGGTCCGGGACATCTACACCCTCTGGCGGCCGACCCCGATGTTCCGCGCCCTTCGCCTCGAGGAGGCGCTGGGGACGAAGTCGAAGATCTACTACAAGTACGAGGGCGTCAGTCCCGCCGGGAGCCACAAGCCGAACACCTCCATCCCCCAGGCGTATTACAACAAGATGGCGGGACGAAAGAGGATCGCGACGGAGACGGGAGCGGGGCAGTGGGGTTCCGCCATGGCCCTCGCCGGTTCGTTCTTCGGCCTCGAGGTGAAGGTGTACATGGTGAAGGTCAGCTACAACCAGAAGCCGTATCGCCGCATGCTCATGGAAACGTGGGGGGCGAAGGTCGTGCCGTCCCCCAGCCGGGACACCAACTCGGGACGCGCCATCCTTGCCGCGGATCCCGACTCCCCCGGATCCCTCGGCATGGCGATCAGCGAGGCGGTCGAGGACGCCGCGACGCGCGAGGACACAAGCTACGCCCTCGGATCGGTCCTGAACCACGTCTGTCTCCACCAGACGGTCATCGGCCTCGAGGCGAAGGAGCAGATGAAACTGGCGGGGGATTACCCCGACGTCGTCATCGCGTGCTGCGGCGGTGGGAGCAACCTTGCCGGGATCGGCTTCCCCTTCCTGCGGGACAAGATCGCGGGGAAAAAAAATCCGCGGATCGTCGCCGTCGAGCCGTCCTCCTGCCCGACGCTCACGAAGGGGATCTACGCCTACGATTTCGGGGACACGGCGAAGCTCACGCCGATGATCAAGATGTACACCCTCGGACACGATTTCGTGCCCGCCGGGATCCACGCTGGGGGGCTCCGATACCACGGGGACTCGGCGCTCGTCAGCCAGCTTCACCACGAGGGGCTGATCGAGGCCCAGGCGTACGGTCAGATCGCCGTCTTCCAGAGCGCGATGATCTTCGCGCGAACGGAGGGGATCCTGCCGGCGCCCGAGTCGTCCCACGCGATCCACTCGGCGATCCTCGAGGCGAAGCGCGCGGACGAGGAGGGGAAGCAAAAGACCATCCTCTTCAACCTGAGCGGACACGGGTTCTTCGACCTGACCGCCTATGACGACTACCTCAACGGGCGCCTGAAGGATTTCGACTATCCGGAGGAGAAGGTCGCCGAGGCGCTTCACCGCCTCCCCAAGGTCGAGGGCTAG
- a CDS encoding indole-3-glycerol phosphate synthase TrpC → MPRHSRKEGGALTHLDRILSGVREELSVRKALVPIGDLLRTASNRGPAKDLLRTIPEGPGIIAEIKRASPSRGWIRRDLDAVATAGAYLAGGAWAVSVLTEGRSFGGSLTDLSDVRDAFPEATLLRKDFVLDEYMLAESRAHGADLVLLMVSVLGEKTGEMAKLAFAHRLEPLVEARDAAEIAIAARSGARLIGINNRNLDTLTVDLSTGARLLSLLPAGVVPVVESGIRTADQVRGFHRAGARLFLIGESLAGSKDPADTIRGYVGK, encoded by the coding sequence ATTCCTCGCCATTCTCGGAAAGAGGGAGGCGCGCTGACCCACCTCGATCGCATCCTGTCGGGCGTCCGCGAGGAACTTTCCGTACGGAAGGCGCTCGTTCCGATCGGGGATCTTCTTCGGACCGCTTCGAACCGCGGGCCGGCAAAGGATCTCCTCCGGACGATCCCGGAAGGTCCGGGCATCATCGCCGAGATCAAGCGCGCATCGCCTTCGCGGGGATGGATCCGACGCGATCTCGACGCCGTCGCCACCGCCGGCGCCTATCTCGCGGGGGGCGCGTGGGCGGTCTCCGTGCTGACCGAGGGCCGCAGCTTCGGGGGGTCGCTCACGGACCTCTCGGATGTCCGTGACGCGTTTCCGGAGGCGACGCTCCTGAGGAAGGATTTCGTACTGGACGAATACATGCTGGCGGAGTCCCGGGCGCACGGCGCCGACCTCGTCCTGCTCATGGTCTCCGTCCTCGGGGAGAAGACGGGGGAGATGGCGAAGCTGGCCTTCGCGCACCGGCTCGAACCGCTGGTGGAAGCGCGCGACGCGGCGGAGATCGCGATCGCCGCCCGTTCGGGCGCGCGGCTGATCGGGATCAACAACCGGAACCTGGATACCTTGACCGTGGACCTGTCCACGGGCGCGCGGCTGCTCTCCCTTCTTCCGGCCGGGGTGGTCCCGGTCGTGGAAAGCGGCATCAGGACGGCGGACCAGGTTCGGGGATTCCACAGGGCCGGCGCCCGCCTCTTCCTGATCGGCGAGTCCCTGGCCGGAAGCAAAGACCCCGCTGACACGATCCGCGGGTATGTGGGAAAATGA
- a CDS encoding bifunctional anthranilate synthase component II/anthranilate phosphoribosyltransferase, with the protein MIAVIDNYDSFTWNLVQYFCELGAEVSVFRNDAITVEELSLRNPAGLVISPGPGGPDEAGISLDAIRAFQDRIPILGVCLGHQCIGQAFGGRIVHAQALMHGKTSRIRHNGKGIFSMIENPMTATRYHSLAVERGTLPKELEVCAEAEDGEVMGVRHLEKPVFGVQFHPESILTQSGMRLLENFLSLIDPSQPVLREFGNIREAIAAVSGRKNLSADGMRDAMRMIMGGEASPAQIASFLSCLSMKGETITEIAAAAEVMRQKAIRIVPPAGKEVLDTCGTGGDRAGTFNISTTVAFVAAGAGIAVAKHGNRSVTSRSGSADVLEALGMDLNADPARVQRALDEAGITFMFAPRFHAAMKYAIGPRREIAIRTIFNILGPISNPAGVRRQVVGVFSEELGDTYARVLAESGHLHAFVVHGTDGLDEVSLAAPTIVWEVREGKVKRFLFDPRPFGFEYVPLSALRGGDAAANAKILTGVLSGDPGPARQAVLVNAAFAAVAGGAAEDLRDGVREATRSIDSGAAMERLRAFLAILGKREAR; encoded by the coding sequence ATGATCGCCGTCATCGACAATTACGATTCGTTCACATGGAACCTCGTGCAATATTTTTGCGAACTCGGCGCCGAGGTGTCGGTGTTCCGCAACGACGCGATCACGGTGGAGGAGCTGTCGCTCCGGAACCCCGCCGGGCTGGTGATCTCGCCGGGGCCGGGCGGGCCGGACGAGGCAGGGATCTCTCTCGACGCGATCCGGGCGTTCCAGGACCGGATCCCCATCCTCGGCGTCTGCCTTGGGCACCAGTGCATCGGGCAGGCGTTCGGGGGACGGATCGTCCACGCCCAGGCGCTCATGCACGGGAAGACCTCCCGCATTCGGCACAACGGCAAGGGGATCTTCTCGATGATCGAGAACCCGATGACCGCTACGCGGTACCATTCCCTCGCCGTGGAGCGCGGGACCCTACCGAAGGAACTGGAGGTTTGCGCCGAGGCCGAGGACGGCGAGGTGATGGGGGTGCGCCACCTCGAAAAACCGGTCTTCGGCGTGCAGTTCCACCCGGAGTCGATCCTGACCCAGTCGGGAATGCGGCTCCTCGAAAATTTCCTTTCCCTGATCGACCCGTCCCAGCCGGTCCTGCGAGAGTTCGGGAACATCCGGGAGGCGATCGCCGCCGTGTCGGGGCGCAAGAACCTGTCGGCCGACGGGATGCGGGACGCGATGCGGATGATCATGGGGGGAGAGGCTTCCCCCGCCCAGATCGCCTCGTTCCTCTCCTGTCTCTCCATGAAGGGGGAGACGATCACGGAGATCGCCGCGGCCGCCGAGGTGATGCGGCAGAAGGCGATCCGCATCGTCCCTCCGGCGGGGAAAGAGGTCCTCGACACGTGCGGAACGGGCGGGGACCGGGCGGGTACGTTCAACATTTCCACCACCGTGGCGTTCGTCGCCGCGGGGGCCGGCATCGCCGTGGCCAAGCACGGGAACCGGTCCGTGACCAGCCGGTCCGGAAGCGCGGACGTGCTGGAAGCGCTCGGCATGGATCTGAACGCGGACCCCGCGAGGGTGCAGCGAGCACTCGACGAGGCCGGGATCACCTTCATGTTCGCCCCAAGATTCCACGCCGCGATGAAATACGCCATCGGCCCGCGACGGGAGATCGCCATCCGGACGATCTTCAACATCCTCGGACCGATCAGCAATCCCGCCGGCGTGCGGCGCCAGGTCGTCGGCGTGTTCAGCGAGGAGCTCGGGGACACGTACGCCAGGGTTCTCGCGGAATCCGGCCATCTGCACGCGTTCGTGGTTCACGGGACCGACGGACTGGACGAGGTCTCCCTCGCCGCCCCGACGATCGTCTGGGAGGTGCGGGAGGGGAAGGTGAAGCGATTCCTCTTCGACCCGCGCCCGTTCGGTTTCGAATATGTCCCCCTGAGCGCCCTTCGCGGTGGGGATGCCGCCGCGAATGCGAAGATCCTCACGGGGGTCCTCTCGGGCGATCCGGGTCCGGCGCGCCAGGCCGTGCTCGTGAACGCCGCCTTCGCCGCGGTCGCCGGCGGCGCCGCGGAGGACCTGCGGGACGGGGTGCGCGAGGCGACCCGTTCGATCGATTCGGGCGCGGCGATGGAACGGCTCCGGGCATTCCTCGCCATTCTCGGAAAGAGGGAGGCGCGCTGA
- the trpE gene encoding anthranilate synthase component I, with protein sequence MIVPDKEQFLRQAEEGTLIPVFREFYADLETPVSAYLKISARFPTDHFLLESVEGGEKWARYSFIGFDPHLRFRADAKGITVRQGGETRNVPVAGDPLDALAAILKEIRYRPAPGLPRLSGGAVGYIGYDYVRYLEKVGGDRPLTDAPDAMFLFPSRLLIFDNVRHTILIVAHGSVHAGEDPDAVYARALEAIEEVRGILRVPLEGSEVPDGDDGGDPPAFEMPRGAFLDAVRKAKEHIRNGDIIQAVLSNRATVRTRRTPAEVYRVLRALNPSPYMYLLRMGDLSVVGSSPEILVRLEGDEIQLRPIAGTRPRGATPSEDRRLEAELLSDPKELAEHVMLVDLGRNDVGRVAAWGSVKADELMGIERYSHVMHIVSNVVGKLREGLTAFDVLRAAFPAGTVSGAPKVRAMQIISELEPFRRGIYAGAVGYFDLQGSMDFCIAIRTIVMSGGEAMIQAGAGIVADSDPAREWDEILNKARILFRAVGVSPETLEAP encoded by the coding sequence GTGATCGTCCCCGACAAGGAACAGTTTCTCCGGCAGGCGGAGGAAGGAACGCTGATCCCCGTCTTCCGTGAATTTTACGCCGACCTCGAGACCCCGGTCTCCGCCTACCTGAAGATTTCGGCCCGTTTCCCGACCGACCATTTTTTGCTGGAGAGCGTCGAGGGGGGGGAGAAGTGGGCCCGGTACTCCTTCATCGGTTTCGACCCGCATCTCCGGTTTCGCGCCGACGCGAAGGGGATCACGGTCCGGCAGGGAGGAGAGACGCGGAACGTTCCCGTCGCCGGGGATCCGCTCGACGCGCTCGCGGCGATCCTGAAGGAGATCCGCTACCGTCCGGCGCCGGGACTCCCGAGGCTTTCGGGGGGAGCGGTCGGTTACATAGGATACGACTACGTCCGGTACCTCGAAAAGGTCGGGGGGGACAGACCGTTGACCGACGCCCCCGACGCGATGTTCCTCTTTCCTTCCCGGCTCCTGATCTTCGACAACGTCCGGCACACGATCCTCATCGTCGCTCACGGTTCGGTTCACGCGGGGGAGGACCCGGACGCCGTCTACGCGCGGGCGCTCGAGGCGATCGAGGAAGTTCGGGGAATCCTCCGCGTGCCGCTGGAAGGATCCGAAGTCCCGGACGGAGACGACGGTGGGGATCCCCCCGCGTTCGAAATGCCCCGCGGGGCGTTCCTCGACGCCGTCCGCAAGGCCAAGGAGCACATCCGGAACGGGGACATCATCCAGGCGGTTCTCTCCAACCGGGCGACCGTCCGCACGAGACGGACTCCCGCCGAGGTGTACCGCGTCCTTCGCGCCCTCAATCCTTCCCCCTACATGTACCTTTTGAGAATGGGGGACCTGTCGGTCGTCGGTTCCTCGCCGGAGATCCTCGTTCGGCTCGAGGGGGACGAGATCCAGCTCCGGCCGATCGCCGGGACGCGTCCCCGGGGCGCCACCCCCTCGGAAGACCGCCGGCTCGAGGCGGAGCTGCTGTCGGATCCGAAGGAGCTCGCGGAGCACGTGATGCTTGTTGACCTTGGCCGCAACGACGTGGGCCGGGTCGCCGCGTGGGGATCCGTGAAAGCCGACGAACTGATGGGGATCGAGCGGTACTCGCACGTCATGCACATCGTGTCGAACGTGGTCGGGAAGCTTCGCGAGGGGCTCACCGCGTTCGACGTGCTCCGCGCGGCGTTTCCCGCGGGGACGGTCTCGGGCGCCCCGAAGGTCCGGGCGATGCAGATCATCTCCGAACTCGAACCGTTCCGCCGCGGGATCTACGCGGGGGCGGTGGGGTATTTCGACCTGCAGGGCAGCATGGATTTCTGCATCGCCATTCGGACCATCGTGATGTCGGGGGGGGAGGCGATGATCCAGGCCGGGGCGGGGATCGTGGCGGATTCGGACCCGGCGCGGGAGTGGGACGAGATCCTGAACAAGGCGAGGATCCTCTTCCGCGCGGTCGGCGTGTCGCCGGAAACGCTGGAGGCGCCATGA
- a CDS encoding SPOR domain-containing protein, which yields MRSLRHKLGFRRSDPDRHSFAFFVVGILVVIAVAFFLGFQLGRYVEKGAGKESAGKVAPRGPAGKNGARISTSAEIRKDMSAFSEEAVKIPAVAPPAAMPPTAGDDLKKTESEATFPESLSRKDPSPEPMGKKKEKPPVAAPSGKAKFMLQAGAMKTRATADALRRRLDRSGYKTKVFHATTRKQGEVYRVRVGPFGSRDEAMKAMKAIGTEMKIDVILLKG from the coding sequence GTGAGATCGCTCCGCCACAAGCTCGGGTTTCGACGCTCGGATCCGGATCGGCACTCCTTCGCCTTCTTCGTCGTGGGCATCCTCGTCGTGATCGCGGTCGCCTTTTTTCTCGGCTTCCAGCTGGGGAGATACGTCGAGAAGGGCGCGGGGAAGGAGTCGGCGGGGAAAGTCGCACCCCGGGGGCCCGCGGGAAAGAACGGCGCGCGGATCTCCACCTCCGCGGAGATCCGGAAGGACATGTCGGCGTTTTCGGAGGAAGCGGTGAAGATCCCGGCGGTGGCTCCTCCCGCGGCGATGCCGCCGACCGCCGGGGACGATCTGAAGAAGACGGAGTCCGAGGCCACGTTCCCCGAGTCGCTCTCCCGGAAGGATCCCTCCCCGGAACCGATGGGGAAGAAAAAGGAGAAGCCCCCGGTTGCCGCCCCTTCCGGGAAAGCGAAGTTCATGCTGCAGGCGGGGGCGATGAAAACCCGCGCAACCGCCGACGCCTTGCGGAGGCGCCTCGACCGGAGCGGATACAAGACGAAGGTGTTCCACGCGACGACCCGGAAGCAAGGGGAGGTGTACCGCGTCCGCGTGGGGCCGTTCGGATCCCGCGACGAGGCCATGAAGGCGATGAAAGCGATAGGCACCGAGATGAAGATCGACGTTATCCTGCTGAAGGGATAA